The following proteins come from a genomic window of Nodosilinea sp. FACHB-141:
- a CDS encoding bifunctional 2-polyprenyl-6-hydroxyphenol methylase/3-demethylubiquinol 3-O-methyltransferase UbiG codes for MSQSALTPTALHQYRQQAAEASAGISSEAIYTCFEKELLHRSASGSVLDWGSGQGLLTQRLLNLKQFQSITATDIQSRPKTIDAAIQWRQADLNNPLNLEAEVFDVIVSAEVIEHLENPRAIAREWFRLLKPGGLLIFSTPNNESWRAIIALLLQGHFVEFGDSSYPAHITALVRKDITHILSEAGFCLPEFLFTNVGKIPKLPRYHWQNLSLGFLKGLRFSDNVLAITYKPQ; via the coding sequence ATGAGCCAGTCAGCCCTAACCCCCACAGCACTGCACCAATATCGGCAGCAGGCTGCCGAAGCCAGCGCCGGAATCAGCAGCGAAGCCATCTATACCTGTTTCGAGAAAGAACTACTGCACCGTTCAGCTAGTGGATCTGTGCTGGACTGGGGATCTGGACAGGGGTTGCTAACCCAACGATTGCTGAACCTAAAGCAATTTCAATCCATTACTGCCACAGATATACAGTCCCGTCCTAAAACTATTGATGCGGCCATTCAATGGAGGCAGGCTGATCTTAACAACCCGCTGAACCTGGAAGCCGAAGTCTTTGATGTAATTGTCTCCGCAGAAGTTATTGAGCATCTCGAAAATCCCAGGGCTATTGCTCGGGAGTGGTTTCGATTGCTTAAGCCCGGCGGTCTCCTTATATTTAGCACTCCTAATAACGAGAGCTGGCGGGCAATCATAGCCTTGCTTCTGCAAGGACATTTTGTTGAATTCGGTGATTCATCCTACCCTGCACACATCACCGCTCTGGTGCGAAAAGATATCACTCACATCTTGAGCGAAGCAGGCTTCTGCTTACCCGAATTTTTGTTTACTAATGTTGGGAAAATTCCTAAACTCCCTCGCTATCACTGGCAGAACCTATCGTTGGGTTTCTTGAAAGGACTACGCTTTAGTGATAACGTTCTGGCTATTACTTATAAGCCTCAATGA
- a CDS encoding FkbM family methyltransferase encodes MGVISFINRPEYFFQPNQIVKRFRLNFKASPVSETFSLPWGVEINAFPGEVVGRSIAAMGIYDLCVSETLWRIIDEGETCVDVGANIGYMTSLMAHRVGLEGKVSAFEPHPSIYQRLSDNVRNWSIEKNWTQVEVSNLAISDQPGEAQLFVPTNFDLNQGTASLTFSSNEDEADYSIGQQLVVETDTLDNLFDNFTIGLLKIDVEGHEINVLSGAEELLIKNRIRDIIFEEHRPYPNPVSEFLKEKGYSIYRVTKGLRKPNLVSPQAASFHPWEPPCYLATKDIDRVANRFKPLGWKCLKNTTP; translated from the coding sequence ATGGGAGTCATTAGCTTCATTAATCGCCCAGAATATTTCTTTCAACCCAATCAGATAGTTAAACGATTTAGGTTGAACTTTAAAGCTTCTCCCGTTTCGGAAACTTTCAGCTTACCCTGGGGAGTTGAAATTAATGCTTTTCCTGGAGAAGTTGTTGGCCGCTCTATCGCTGCCATGGGAATCTATGATTTATGTGTATCAGAAACACTTTGGCGGATTATTGACGAGGGTGAAACTTGCGTTGATGTAGGAGCAAACATTGGTTACATGACCAGTTTGATGGCACATCGCGTTGGTTTGGAAGGAAAAGTTAGCGCCTTTGAACCTCATCCAAGCATTTACCAACGCCTCTCTGATAATGTCCGGAATTGGAGTATAGAAAAGAACTGGACTCAGGTTGAGGTTAGCAACCTGGCTATTTCTGATCAACCGGGTGAAGCCCAGTTGTTTGTACCTACGAACTTTGACCTCAATCAAGGCACAGCTTCTCTTACGTTTTCCTCAAATGAGGATGAAGCTGATTATTCAATAGGCCAGCAACTTGTAGTTGAAACTGATACTTTAGACAATCTATTTGATAATTTTACAATTGGGCTCTTAAAAATCGACGTTGAGGGGCATGAAATAAACGTGCTGTCAGGTGCGGAAGAACTGCTAATAAAAAATCGAATTCGTGACATTATTTTTGAGGAGCACAGACCCTATCCAAATCCTGTTTCCGAATTTTTGAAAGAAAAAGGATATTCCATATATAGGGTTACAAAGGGATTACGCAAACCTAATTTAGTGTCACCCCAAGCAGCAAGTTTTCATCCCTGGGAGCCTCCTTGCTACCTAGCTACAAAAGACATTGATCGTGTGGCTAATCGTTTTAAACCGTTGGGTTGGAAATGTCTTAAAAATACGACGCCATAA
- a CDS encoding glycosyltransferase family 4 protein, with the protein MKILLSSTYFYPNLGGSETDAEIFAREFVKLGHTVKVVTQTPGSNFDDRGATFPFEVMRQPSALHLLKLTRWSDVCFQNGIILKQAWALWLTQTPWVIRHQTWIQHPGQQPTWLTQLKLRMVKLATSIAISKPIADHLNHPSTLIPNPYREDLFRHLPEIPRIKELVFLGRLVSDKGLDLLLSAIAKLKNDNLYPRLTVIGTGEEGEVLRQQAEDFKINEQVHFIGAKVGEELVHLLNAHQILVVPSRWHEPFGVVALEGIACGCVVVGSSGGGLKDAIGDCGTTFPNGDEASLRQVLYQLLTQPELLIRYRSNATSHLAKHQQTAVAKAYLQVLEAACQ; encoded by the coding sequence ATGAAAATTCTTCTATCCTCAACTTATTTCTATCCGAATTTAGGGGGTAGTGAAACTGACGCTGAAATTTTTGCCAGAGAATTTGTTAAATTAGGACATACTGTCAAAGTTGTAACCCAAACTCCAGGGAGTAATTTCGATGATAGGGGCGCAACCTTCCCCTTCGAAGTTATGCGACAGCCTAGTGCCTTGCATTTGCTCAAACTCACACGCTGGAGTGATGTTTGTTTCCAGAATGGCATCATTCTCAAACAAGCTTGGGCACTGTGGCTCACCCAAACCCCTTGGGTCATTCGTCACCAAACCTGGATTCAGCATCCTGGCCAACAGCCTACTTGGTTAACTCAGCTGAAACTTCGAATGGTTAAGCTTGCCACGTCGATCGCTATCAGTAAACCTATTGCTGATCACCTCAATCATCCATCCACCTTGATTCCTAACCCTTATCGTGAAGACTTGTTTCGCCATCTTCCAGAGATTCCACGCATTAAAGAATTGGTGTTTCTGGGGCGTTTGGTATCTGATAAAGGCTTAGATTTGCTGCTAAGCGCCATAGCAAAGCTTAAGAATGATAACTTATACCCTCGACTAACTGTAATTGGCACTGGTGAAGAGGGTGAAGTCTTACGTCAACAAGCCGAGGATTTCAAGATCAATGAACAAGTTCATTTTATCGGAGCAAAGGTTGGCGAGGAGTTAGTTCACTTACTTAATGCACACCAAATTTTGGTTGTTCCCTCTCGTTGGCACGAGCCGTTTGGGGTTGTAGCCTTAGAAGGCATTGCCTGTGGTTGCGTCGTTGTTGGGTCATCGGGAGGCGGGCTAAAAGACGCTATTGGTGATTGCGGTACTACATTTCCCAATGGTGATGAGGCCTCTCTGAGGCAGGTGCTTTACCAACTGCTTACTCAGCCCGAGTTACTAATTCGCTATCGGTCTAATGCAACTAGTCATTTAGCAAAGCACCAACAGACGGCCGTAGCTAAAGCCTATCTTCAAGTTTTAGAGGCTGCTTGCCAATGA
- a CDS encoding glycosyltransferase family 4 protein, whose protein sequence is MVNRRISLVHPTSNPNSRNAAIALAEANLLHEVITAVAYDPKSQLARTIRQLPRSIGLPLSQELERRTWVAPGSSTIRTHPWREALRVALVKSGVSTKVGLGQQGPINWVYKSLDRHVARCHLNEIDAIYAYEDGAAYTFEAAKQRGIRCFYELPIAFHHTSRQIQQDEAGRFPEFASALQAAHEPLWKLERKDQEAALADHIFVASSMTRQSLLDAGIASERISVIPYGAPVDYFRPQPKLDKKFRALFVGRVGPRKGVHYLLQAWKKLKLSDAELKLVGVNEFPTGWLESFQDCIHYLPSVPHTTLRQHYCNASVLVFPSLVEGFGLVMLEAMACGIPVITTPNAAGPDIITDGVEGFIVPIRDPEILQERLEWCRENPDKLAQMGRSARKKAELSTWFGYRQKLASKIQTLLSE, encoded by the coding sequence ATGGTCAACCGACGCATTTCTCTGGTGCATCCCACCAGCAACCCTAACTCTCGCAATGCGGCGATCGCATTAGCTGAGGCCAACCTGCTGCACGAAGTTATTACTGCTGTCGCTTATGATCCCAAAAGTCAATTAGCCCGGACCATTCGACAGCTGCCTAGGTCTATCGGACTGCCCCTTAGCCAAGAGTTGGAAAGACGTACTTGGGTTGCACCAGGAAGTTCAACCATACGCACTCATCCTTGGAGAGAAGCCCTGAGAGTTGCTTTAGTAAAGTCAGGAGTAAGCACCAAGGTAGGGTTAGGGCAACAAGGACCTATCAATTGGGTATATAAGTCCCTCGATCGCCATGTGGCCCGGTGCCACCTCAACGAAATCGATGCCATTTATGCCTATGAAGATGGCGCAGCCTACACATTTGAAGCTGCTAAACAGCGAGGTATACGCTGCTTTTATGAATTACCCATTGCTTTTCACCATACTAGCCGACAGATTCAGCAGGATGAGGCTGGGCGGTTCCCAGAGTTTGCTTCCGCTCTTCAAGCTGCCCATGAACCTTTGTGGAAACTAGAGCGTAAGGATCAAGAAGCTGCGTTAGCCGATCATATTTTTGTAGCCTCTTCCATGACGCGTCAATCGCTTTTAGATGCGGGTATAGCTTCTGAGCGCATCTCAGTAATTCCCTACGGCGCGCCGGTTGACTATTTTCGGCCTCAACCTAAGCTTGACAAAAAGTTTCGAGCGCTATTTGTGGGTCGAGTTGGCCCTCGAAAAGGTGTTCACTACTTATTACAGGCTTGGAAAAAGCTTAAGCTGAGCGATGCCGAGCTTAAGCTAGTGGGTGTCAACGAATTTCCAACGGGTTGGTTGGAGTCGTTTCAAGATTGCATTCACTATTTGCCTAGTGTTCCCCACACTACTTTGAGGCAGCACTACTGCAATGCCAGCGTTTTAGTTTTTCCCTCTTTAGTCGAGGGTTTCGGTCTGGTTATGCTTGAAGCTATGGCTTGTGGAATTCCGGTTATAACTACTCCTAATGCCGCAGGTCCTGACATTATTACTGATGGGGTCGAAGGATTTATAGTTCCTATTCGTGACCCTGAAATACTTCAAGAAAGGCTAGAGTGGTGCCGTGAAAATCCCGATAAGCTGGCTCAAATGGGACGTTCCGCTCGAAAAAAGGCTGAACTCTCAACCTGGTTCGGCTATCGCCAGAAGCTGGCCTCTAAAATCCAAACGTTACTTTCTGAGTAG
- a CDS encoding glycosyltransferase, whose product MSKRLKKRDSVHFWVPNLFEFKGGIQVYLCDILSTISYLQFQRNFLSNTDIVIIDKLDSDKPEVVSKANEFTGNFSFTFMGNVPRVLRTFAFSLKIIIASFRQRPDLILCGHLNFTPVAYLLHLLLGTPYWILVYGVDAWDIKHPLRRRALQAAKKVISISDYTRSRLVKEENLHPDKISLLPVTFNIERFQVKPKPTYLLNRHKLQENQPVVLTVARLADDEQYKGYDQVIQAMCLVRQKMPDVHYVLVGKGSDRPRVEQLIESLGLEDCVTLAGFVPDEEICDYYNLCDVFIMPSKGEGFGIVYLEALACGKPTIGGNQDGAIDALCRGELGILVDPDNVDEIASTLAEILQGKSTHPIIYQPKILRQRVDEIYGFNKFQSNLLRLLKETSFATP is encoded by the coding sequence ATGAGCAAGAGACTTAAGAAAAGAGATTCAGTTCACTTTTGGGTACCTAATCTGTTTGAATTTAAAGGTGGGATTCAAGTCTACCTATGTGATATTTTATCGACGATTAGCTATCTTCAGTTCCAAAGAAATTTTTTATCAAATACCGATATAGTTATTATCGACAAACTCGACTCTGACAAGCCAGAAGTTGTATCTAAGGCAAACGAATTTACAGGCAACTTTTCGTTTACCTTTATGGGTAATGTTCCTAGAGTATTGCGGACTTTTGCTTTTAGTTTGAAAATTATAATTGCTTCTTTTCGGCAGCGTCCAGATTTGATTTTATGCGGGCATTTGAACTTCACCCCTGTAGCTTATCTACTTCACTTGTTATTAGGTACTCCGTACTGGATTTTAGTATATGGTGTTGATGCTTGGGATATTAAGCACCCTCTTAGGCGTCGGGCTTTGCAAGCGGCTAAAAAAGTAATCTCGATCAGTGATTATACCCGTAGCCGCTTGGTGAAAGAGGAGAATCTGCACCCTGACAAAATCTCGCTTCTTCCGGTCACCTTTAATATTGAACGTTTTCAAGTAAAGCCCAAGCCAACCTATTTGCTCAATAGGCACAAGCTTCAGGAGAACCAACCTGTGGTGCTGACGGTCGCTCGTTTAGCTGACGATGAACAGTATAAGGGCTATGACCAAGTCATTCAGGCAATGTGCCTTGTACGTCAAAAAATGCCTGATGTACATTACGTTTTAGTAGGGAAGGGTAGCGATCGCCCCCGAGTTGAGCAGCTAATCGAGTCCCTTGGCCTAGAAGATTGCGTAACGTTAGCTGGATTTGTCCCTGATGAAGAAATCTGTGATTACTACAATTTGTGTGATGTGTTCATAATGCCGAGTAAGGGTGAAGGCTTTGGCATTGTCTACCTCGAAGCTCTAGCCTGTGGCAAGCCCACTATCGGAGGCAATCAGGATGGTGCCATTGATGCTTTGTGCAGGGGCGAACTAGGTATTCTGGTCGATCCTGATAACGTGGACGAAATAGCTAGTACCTTAGCAGAAATTCTTCAGGGTAAATCAACTCATCCAATTATTTATCAGCCAAAGATATTGCGTCAGAGAGTTGACGAAATTTATGGTTTTAATAAATTTCAGTCTAATCTTTTAAGGCTACTTAAAGAAACCAGCTTCGCAACACCATAG
- a CDS encoding glycosyltransferase has translation MKVLHVLPSLSYKLGGPTQVALNIIRTLREVGIDAEIATTNDDEAELLDVPIGQRVNYEGVPVWFFSRLARFKAFIPSIGLTQWMASHLRQYDIVHNHYLFCYAPTVGARLAQYYQIPYVSSTIGQLTPWALQQSRLKKQIYGRYIERSTLNRAAAIHCTTPAEAEDAQRFGISAPALVLPLGVNPTVAIASAAAKLRDRYDLPSDCAIVLFLSRLHEKKRPDFLLRAFARLDPKFHGYHLILAGSGDADYCHYLKTLTSTLDITDSVTFTGFVSGSNKDLLLQGSNLFALPSYSENFGIAVAEALAAGLPVVITPDVQIAPDISAAQAGLVVSDDLEAWRNALSRLLCSSNLRNQLGHNGQQLAATKYSWPKIAQNLSQSYDEILTGQPLSFAYRS, from the coding sequence ATGAAAGTTCTTCACGTGTTGCCATCTCTGAGCTACAAACTAGGTGGGCCAACTCAGGTAGCTCTTAACATTATTCGTACCCTACGAGAGGTAGGAATTGATGCCGAAATAGCAACTACCAATGACGATGAAGCTGAATTACTAGATGTACCCATCGGTCAGCGAGTTAACTATGAAGGCGTACCGGTCTGGTTTTTTTCGCGTCTGGCCCGGTTTAAAGCATTCATCCCATCTATTGGGTTGACCCAGTGGATGGCCAGCCATTTGCGCCAATATGACATTGTTCACAATCATTACCTGTTCTGCTATGCTCCCACGGTGGGAGCGAGGCTAGCACAGTATTATCAAATACCTTATGTCTCAAGTACGATTGGTCAATTAACTCCTTGGGCACTTCAGCAAAGCAGGCTTAAAAAACAAATCTACGGCCGCTACATAGAGCGTTCCACACTCAACCGAGCTGCTGCTATTCATTGCACTACTCCTGCTGAAGCCGAGGATGCGCAGCGGTTTGGGATCAGCGCGCCTGCCTTGGTTTTACCGTTAGGAGTTAATCCGACAGTCGCGATCGCTAGTGCAGCAGCAAAACTGCGCGATCGCTATGATTTACCTTCCGACTGCGCAATAGTTCTATTTTTGTCGCGCCTGCACGAAAAAAAGCGGCCTGACTTTCTATTGCGCGCGTTTGCTCGACTCGACCCTAAATTTCACGGTTATCACCTTATATTAGCCGGTTCTGGGGATGCAGATTATTGCCACTACCTCAAGACTTTGACCAGCACCCTAGATATTACCGACAGTGTTACATTCACTGGCTTTGTCTCTGGTTCAAACAAAGATTTACTGCTGCAGGGTTCCAATCTCTTCGCTTTGCCGTCTTATTCAGAAAACTTCGGCATTGCTGTAGCGGAGGCCCTAGCCGCTGGTCTCCCCGTTGTGATTACCCCTGATGTTCAAATCGCTCCCGACATCTCAGCCGCCCAAGCGGGGTTAGTAGTTTCTGATGATTTAGAAGCGTGGAGGAATGCTCTATCTCGGCTGCTTTGCTCTTCTAATTTAAGAAACCAGCTAGGTCATAACGGCCAACAGCTAGCCGCAACAAAGTACAGCTGGCCCAAAATCGCGCAAAACCTGAGCCAGTCCTATGATGAAATTCTTACTGGTCAACCCCTATCGTTTGCCTATAGGTCTTGA
- a CDS encoding UbiD family decarboxylase: MANDLQQFLTLLEQRGQLRRITAPVSPELEIAEIANRLLLGGGPALLFENVQGATMPLAINVLGTVERVCWAMGMEHPAELETLGEKLALLYQPRPPKQFSQAIDLGKALFDVVKAKPMRDLLPPCQQVVLKDDAVDLNKIPLLRVYPGDADKVVTLGLMITKDPETHIPNVGVYRLQLQSKNTATVQWLSVRGCSRHLRKAAEMGKKLEVAIAIGVHPLVILAAATPLPIDLSEWLFAGLYAGKGLSLAKCKTVDLEVPAQSEIVLEGTITPGETAVDGPAGDHIGYYGGVNKAAPLLRFHCLTHRKNPIYMTTFSGRPPKEDAMMAIALNRIYNPILRQQVPEIQDFFLPMEGLSYKAAVLSIEKSYPGQAKRAALAFWSALPQFSYTKFVIVVDKSINIRDPRQVMWAVTSKVDPIRDVFILPNNPFDSLDFATEKPGLGSRMGIDATTKVYPETDRPWSEELTPDPDTAALVDSRWTEYGLSDLNLGDVDPNLFGYDLR; the protein is encoded by the coding sequence CTGCTGCTGGGTGGTGGCCCGGCCCTGCTATTTGAGAATGTGCAGGGTGCCACCATGCCCCTGGCTATCAACGTGCTGGGCACCGTCGAGCGCGTCTGCTGGGCTATGGGCATGGAACACCCCGCCGAACTCGAAACCCTGGGCGAAAAGCTGGCGCTGCTCTATCAGCCTCGGCCTCCCAAGCAGTTTTCCCAGGCGATCGACCTTGGCAAAGCGCTGTTTGACGTAGTCAAAGCCAAGCCTATGCGCGATCTGCTCCCCCCCTGCCAGCAGGTGGTGCTCAAAGACGACGCTGTGGATCTTAATAAAATCCCCCTGCTGCGGGTCTACCCTGGCGACGCCGACAAGGTCGTTACCCTGGGGCTGATGATCACCAAAGACCCAGAAACTCACATTCCCAACGTGGGGGTTTATCGCCTTCAGCTTCAGTCAAAAAATACTGCGACGGTGCAGTGGCTCTCGGTGCGAGGCTGTAGCCGCCACCTGCGCAAGGCCGCCGAGATGGGCAAAAAACTAGAGGTGGCGATCGCGATCGGCGTTCACCCTCTAGTGATTCTTGCCGCCGCCACGCCGCTGCCCATCGACCTCTCGGAGTGGCTGTTTGCCGGGCTTTACGCCGGCAAAGGGCTCAGCCTGGCCAAATGCAAAACCGTTGACTTAGAAGTTCCAGCCCAGTCTGAGATCGTGCTGGAGGGCACCATCACCCCCGGTGAAACTGCCGTTGATGGCCCCGCGGGTGATCACATTGGCTACTATGGCGGCGTTAACAAAGCGGCGCCTCTGCTGCGCTTCCACTGCCTCACCCACCGCAAAAATCCGATCTACATGACCACCTTTAGCGGTCGCCCGCCTAAGGAGGATGCCATGATGGCGATCGCCCTCAACCGCATCTACAACCCGATCCTGCGCCAGCAGGTGCCCGAAATTCAGGACTTCTTTTTGCCAATGGAAGGGCTGAGCTACAAAGCCGCCGTACTCTCCATCGAAAAGTCGTACCCAGGCCAGGCTAAGCGCGCTGCCCTCGCCTTTTGGTCGGCCCTGCCCCAGTTCAGCTATACCAAGTTTGTGATCGTTGTCGATAAATCGATCAACATTCGCGACCCGCGTCAGGTAATGTGGGCTGTGACCTCTAAGGTTGACCCAATACGCGACGTATTTATCCTGCCCAACAACCCTTTTGATAGCCTTGACTTTGCCACCGAAAAGCCTGGTCTTGGCAGCCGCATGGGCATTGACGCTACCACCAAGGTCTACCCCGAAACCGATCGCCCCTGGAGTGAAGAGCTCACCCCCGACCCTGATACAGCTGCGCTGGTGGATAGTCGCTGGACTGAATATGGCTTGAGCGACCTAAATCTAGGTGATGTAGATCCAAATTTGTTTGGCTATGACCTGCGCTAA